The Drosophila suzukii chromosome X, CBGP_Dsuzu_IsoJpt1.0, whole genome shotgun sequence DNA window ATGTGCAAAAATGACCCTACAACATTTTGTATTACTGTCATCTTTGTCAAACCCtcaattaaaatgaaattccAGGTTAAGCAATTAATTGGTATATTGCATTAATGGTACATGACTGAAGTATGCAATCTAAAGTAATTTAAGTAAATAACTTTATTGTGCTTGGCATAGGAACTGCATGTAAAAGACCTTACAATAGTACAAGATTATAAAGAGAATGTTGataataaattgtattttacaATAGTATTTTCCCATACTTTATATTGCATAGCTTATGCTAGGAAAACAGAATGTTTTTAGCTCTGATATATTAATATTTGATAAAATATATGCCCCAAAACACTTTCCCCAGTGAATGTACCCCTGCTGAGCGATAAGATACATCGCAAACAACTCATTTCACATGCAGCTCAAAGGTTCAATGGACATTCTCGGGTAAACACAATCGAAGCCCCCGGATCGATAAGCCAAAATCCTGCCCCAGATGATCTCAGCTCCTCGTGCGGTGGAACTAGGACCACTACCAACCCACTCAACTGACAGCCTTCGTCCACAGGACATGGCCATGGTCTAATTAATATCCAGTCTGCATAATCAGCTAGCGAAGCGACAAGTTTCAATTAACATGGCGTAATGCATGGCCAATAAGTCACGCCCCCATttgcccaccgcccaccgcccataGACCACCGCCCCCCttacaataacaataacatcAAGGGTATCTGCCATAACAAATTTATCCTCATTAAGATGCAAACACATTCGCCGGACGGAGAATAATCGAGCGGAGTCTCTTTCATAAACGGAAATCCCTTTAACCGCTAGTTCAGagaagcaaaaaaaaagtacaaGGGAAAAATAATAGTTAATTGCACTTTAATTTCATATTTACCAGGAACAACAACAGCGCACTGAAAATGTTAATTAAATCGCTCGCCAAGCAGACTAGACCGGGGTAAAacgaaacaacaacaaaaaaaaaccaaaataaattgaaattaaaattaaaattgaataaaCCGCGCGAAATAGTGAAAACATGAAAGATCACAGCGGATTAATTGCATTAAAGTTATTCAGaaaatttatgcaaatgcCGGCCAGCGTTTTGCATTAATTAGTCCGAAGGCAGAGGGTCGAATGTATGGTATatagtataatataatatatatatagatatattcATCGACCGTTGGAAGTCAAAAGTCACCAGAGAGTTGAGGCCTTAAACTCTCACCCACATTTCGTTCGGCTCGTTGTTGAAGTTGTTAAGCGCTGTTGACGCGgtttaattcaatttattgTTGATTTGAGCAGCTTAATTGCATTTTATTGTTGCATTTGTTGCCCCAACTCAAGAGCTACTTCACACACAGAAAACACGATGTACGATGTACGATGCACGAGAAAAAAATACGATCGACTCGACAAATGGAACTGAAAGATCCAAATTTCTTATATGAACCATACACATTTTATATCTTTGAgtgtattaaaattaatatatatttatttcagaaGAAGAATACTTTCTGGGCGAGAGAACAAGAGCGCAACTCACTCGACGAAATGTCGCAGATATATCTGTATTTGAATCTGGAATTATGAGCGTTACGTACTGCGCAGTGGCGCGATCGGAGCAGAACTGATTTGCCGGCGAGCGGCGGGCTTTAACCAAGCCCCAAGTCCAGGTCCAACCCCCAGTTCTGTTTGAGAATTTGAGAATCGGAAACCGAATAACCGAATAACCGAATAACCGAATACAGCCGAAAttgaaactgaaactgaaacgaGCCGACGCGACGATACGACCTGAACCGCACCGAACCCATTGATCATCTTCTGCGCTCTTTTTTTCTGGTGACGCAGCCACGAACACGTCACGGTTAGGATCCAACCCCTAAACTGGATCTGAACGTAGCTGTAGCTCCACTCTCTTTCGTCTTTGGGTCAAAGCtcaaataataatcataattgATCGACATAGCCATTGGATAATGTTGAATACCACCATATACAACATTATACAAACGTTTGAATACCCTTATATAAAACATTATACAaaggttttaaaatattattttatttttaattaaagttcTTATAAATATGATTGATCTTAACTAGGTatagttaaaaataataatccaataagttttttaaatttatttaataaattcttAATATTCCtacaaatatttcatacttataTGATGTCACAGGCAAGGATCCTACTTTTTATCTCTTAAAAACTGTTCGACCTGATATGATCCTAAATAAACTAAACATCCTAGAAGATGTCTCGTAATACCATGAAATGGTTCTAGTCCTGGCTTAAAAGCTATAACAAAGCTCAGATTTATTTCCAGTGAGTTAATtaatagttatatatttatatttattttattattttttggttCTCAACCATTTTAATGGTGaaggtaaattaaataataaatatatagcAAATATATATAAGGTGATGTATCCGTAATACCATTTGAATACCATATTtatagaatatatatatttgtaagGGTATATCATCataacatatttttttgtgtaaaacCATAATTATTATCGCCTAAAGAACTGATATATAACCAATTAAATATGAAAACGAGACATCTTATTGGCagttaatataaaaaatggtTTTTGATTCACATATAAGCAAAGATAAAAAAGATTTGAAATTACTATAGGTCTTAAACATTCGTGTGTAGCAGACAAAATTTACCACTTTGTCTTCAAAAATTCAGAATATGATGAAAAGTTACTTAAACTACATAAACTCTTGATCAGACTATAAAACCAAATTTATTGAAACAATATCggcaattttaatttaatttattttgcttaaaataaatagggCACATGAACTTGCTGGTCTGCTTTTTGCCGTTTTATTCCGCAATAAATAAACGTGACGGGAAATTTGTTTGAATTGTTTAACTGACTCACTGTGAACACATTTAACTAAACATTAATATTACTTCTAAATTGATTATTGAAGCTAATTGATCACATGCAACAGTAGATGCtcgaaaataattaaattcaatCAGGAAGAAGCCCACACAAAGCAGAAAAAGTCGCCACAAGTTGTATGGGAAATCTCTAATTGTATAGCAATACTCTATTGAATATTTATGTACTATATATAACTTACTTAAAAGAACTTCATAATTATAAACAATCGAGTATTTAATACATTCACGATTAAATAAAACCTAATGTTTTAAAGATACATCTTATACATACATTTCTCAGTCAATAAAGAAAAACATTATTTGGTTCAAGTTATTTATGCGACAACTTAACTATACGTATCGAATAAAATGTCAAACAaccattaaataattttaaaacttttgGCAGATTGTCTTTATTCCGTAGAGCTTAGAAATATGCAATATattaaactattttttaaGAATTCTAAACACACAAGAGTAGGCAACTTTTCTGCCCACAAGCTTTTGCAAATTGTGACTCACTCCGTTGAAATTGGAAGCAGAAAATTTGAGCAGAAAGTAAAAGGCTTTCGGGACAgcttccgtttccgtttccgaCTTCAAGTTCAAATGGCTCGCCTATCGACTTTTCCGCCGGAAAAGATGTCCCACAAAAATCTAAGCTGCACTCGTGCGAACATTTGCACACCGAATTTCACTCAAAATGTAGTCTCCGGGTGGGGATCATCGTTGGGGTCATCGAATTCGCTCTAATCGTTTGAAAAATTTAGAATTGATTAGACGACGTACTGATTACACACTTGGAATGGGATGAGAACTTGTCTTTACCGGCGATTATCAATGAATCCGCCGACGGATTGGATTACGTGTTGCTCATTACACAGGCTGTCGTCACGTGTAAATCGGAATCCCGCCAATTTTTAAATCGGGAAATTCCCGGAAATGACAAATGAGATGTTAGTTAGGTCAGTAGACCGGTTAGTTAAGGAAAGTATATTATGGATAACATATACTAAGGAAAGAAAGGGTGTTTTGAGGTACAGTTGTAAGCAACGAATTTTTTAAGTATCAgcatttaataataaattaaatttgcaaAAACATTCTTTAAGAAAGAGATTggtaataaataaaaaatatttttcataagACTTTTGTTTTCTATTATACATTAGTAACCTTAgatatttttgacaaaaatacTTGGCTAGATTATCCtgttatttatataaaaattatttttcatacTGCAGTATGAtagttttattatttactGATAGTTTTATTAGTATTTCTGAGCTTTCATCAGGCGAATTAATTTTAGGAACCGCCAGTGGTGAGTCATTCGTGCCCCACTGCCCGACTGTCTGCATAATGGCTTCAATGGCATTGGATTGGATGATCATGTTCGTCTAAACCAGCTGTATAGCACACCAAATcaaaacataaacaaatttttagaATTGAACTTTAAAGATCTACTGCGTATACAAACATACAGCAGCGGTTAAATGCATAGGAGCAATCGAATTCTAATACTTTGCTGAATTCCCTTTTCTAACTTCTAGAAACTTTTGTATTTTGAACAtttaataaatgtttttttaaatatatttttagtattgaGAAGGTATTGAACTAATTTGATaacaataaatcaataaacaaTTCAATCGGCTATATTTTTATTGCATCTGATGTACATTGGGAATAAACACACAGATTAACAACATATGTTTGTATATACTGATTAGAGATCATGtcatatatatacatatactgATTACACACACACCATGGAtcgatataatttttttttgcatattgTTGTGTAGCGATAAGTACAACATCAAAAAGTGCGTTTCATAACTGTTAGTCGAACTTACATTTTGTTAATCAATATAATTAATATCTATGTATAACCTTTAACCCgagaataaaaaataaatacatttatgTACGTATAtaaattacaatactgatagTAAAGTTTTTTTAAGTATATTGTAAATAAGAAAGTGGCGTTCCAAAATTTACGAAACGCACTGTTGTTGGGTTGGTACACATAAACATTCAGCAGATCCCAGtaaaatttgttaaatttattGTAGAGAAAGCGCGCAAATGTCGTAAGTGTGCGATTCCATACAAATAAGCATCGTACtttgtgttttttaatatacaaATGAAGAAAGATTAACCGCACGGACCTCAGTTGTGCGCTAAACTTTGCAAACGTCGGGCTATTCAGTCTGCCGATCTTTCGTAAAATCTGTCGAAAAATCAGCCGAAATGAAGTCAATCAACTTGGGGATCTATATAGTCCTGCTGATGTCATCGGTATTCGGGGGAAGCCAAGCATTGCCCTATCGCTGTAAGAACCGAAATAATAGATGTTTTTAATTCGAGGCATATTTATGGAAAAATAATGGAATATGTAATGTATGTTGTTTTTCTATACACCTTATAGCCCCTGCATATCTGTACAATCAGCAGTTCTGCATGGATACAGTGACAGGACAGAATCTTTACATAGGTGAGGTCCTCACGCGCAAGGATCATTGCGTCCGGGTCCAGTGCCTGGAGACTTTGCAGCTTTGGGAGGACAGGTAAGTCCACTTTATATCCATGGATACAGACCgaaatacaatacaatactaTCCCAATTCCAGCTGCCAGGTGCCGAAGCTGACGAAGGGCGACTGCAAACCGATTGCATCCACGGAGGACGGTGCGGAATATCCCCGCTGCTGCCCACTGTACGAATGCAGAAGCTACGAGACGAGTCCCGGTGGTAACATGGAGCAGATCAACACATACGACCATTACGGGACCCTGCGATCTTCACATGTCTCCGAGTTTTTGGTAATCGACCAAAGAGGACGTCCTAAAGAAGAGATTCCTTCGCCGCCGGCGAGAAAGTATATGGTGTGAAAAGTGACCTGGAAATACCACAAGATGCCCACTGTGCGCGCTTATGATTAGTTAGTCCTGTAATATTTAACTTTGGGATCAGAAGAATAAAAGGAAGGTTATTGCTGAGGTTATTTTtcgtttataaaaatatatttataacatTCACACCTTAAATTAATTTGTCTccaaaaatgtaatttattcCCATAGTACATGGCGTTCAAACGTAGCGCCCTACCGAAACGTTGTATCGATATTCCTCATGGATGACCTGTTAAGATATCGATACAGCGTTCTGCGATAGGTCCAGAAAACTATCACCTCGAGGTATCGATGGCGATAGACTCAGACATCGATATCACATCAAAAGAAACAGTaaagaaagaaaatattgCTACGAAACAACAAAATATCAATCCGCAGTTAATAATCACAGTTATTTGGCAAAAGCACAGACGAAATATATAGGAACTCAAAATCCAAAGGAAGTAACAATCAACCAAGGAGAACCAATTGCAGTCCAACCGAATTTCATCACAACAACACAATGTTGCTGCGTCTAGCACTTTCCACCGCCCGTCCAGCCGGGAGTCTCAAAATCCTGGCCCAGTCGCCGGCCCAGCTGTTCCGGGCCAATCCCAATCTCTCCGCAGTGCGCAGCTATGCCCGCGGACCTGTCCGCACCCGAGCTCCAGTGGAGCACCAGCAGGTGCGGGCTCCCTCCCTCAAGGAGAAGCTGATGGGTCCGCCGAgtgccaatggtgaggctctTGTGTAATCCCCTCTATCAGCAGTTTATCTATAATCCACAATATCTTTTTCTGCACTACAGCCTACTCCATGGGCAAGGGCGCAGCCGCCGGAGCAGCCGTTGTGGGATTGGGCGCCCTGTGCTACTACGGCGTGGGATTAGGCCAACACACCAGCATTGCTGACAATGCCATGTGAGTGGATCTGATATATACGCAATGCTTAAGTGGGGGTACCAACAGAAATGTTAAAGCTAATGCATTCAAGATGATGTccaaaatatcttttttgTGAAATACCAAAAGATTACTTGGTAACCATACCACTTCACTTAAATTTCCCTTAGAATTACACTTCTATAATTTAACACGAGTACTTATACTATAAGCTTCTTTGATCGCCACAATATAGTTATATTTCTATATATTATAAATCACCAAGATATCTCCGAACTTGATTGTCATCATAGTTATAATAGGGAGATCATTTTAATGATCAAAGTTCTTGTGAAACTATGTAAAAAGGAATAATTATGTCAGGCCTTATAAATAGTATTATAAATGCACAATGAATTGTTATAACTAAAATCCCTTTTTACCTCCACAGCATGTGGCCCCAGTATGTGAAGGACCGCATCCATAGCACCTACGCCTTTTTCGGAAGCTCCTGTGTTATCACCGCAGCCGCCGCTGCAGCAGTCTTTCGCTCGCACCGCCTCCTGGAGCTGGCCTCTCGTGGTGGCATCGTGGTGAGTATCCGTTCCAACTGGAGCTATCCCTTGCATCCACAACAGACACAACAGAACATAAACCAAACCCCAACCATCCACCTTTATCCGCATAGGCGACCATTGCTTCGCTGGCTCTGGTCATCGGCAGCGGGGCGGTGGCCCGCTCCATTGAGTACCAGCCGGGTCTGGGAGCCAAGCAGCTGGCCTGGGCTGTGCACTGTGCCATCCTGGGCGCCGTAATCGCACCCATCTGCTTCATGGGCGGACCGATCCTCACGCGCGCCGCTCTTTATACGGGTGGCATTGTCGGTGGCTTGTCCACGATCGCCGTGTGTGCCCCCAGCGACAAGTTCCTCTACATGGGTGGCCCCCTGGCCATCGGTCTGGGCGTGGTCTTCGCCTCCTCCCTGGCCTCCATGTGGCTGCCGCCCACCACGGCGTTGGGCGCGGGTAAGTGTCGAGTTtactttataaaaaaaactgaattctTAAAGGGGCTACCTCCACTAGCAGTCTGTAGTTTGTATGATTTTGGTTAATGATTATTTTTGAAGTTTAAATTATACATTAACTATATAAATTTTAAGACAATGTAAAATATGTTATTTTAGCTGCTATATTAATTGTAAAAAATACCTgtgttgtttttgtaaaaaaaatcaaaccATTTTTTGGATTTTCAAGTGGTGGTACCCCTGTTTTACAGATCTTCAAGTAGATATAACCCCTTTAAACTTGCTTTCCCCAGGTCTGGCCTCCATGTCCCTGTACGGCGGTCTCGTCCTGTTCAGTGGCTTCCTTCTCTACGACACCCAGCGGATGGTGCGTCGCGCCGAGATGCATCCCCAGTACAGCTACACTCCATTCGATCCTATCAATGCGTAAGTCAATGCCTCGACCATCCAATCCTGAAATCCATTTTAAcgctttgtttttttttcagctCAATGTCGATCTACATGGATGTGCTGAACATATTCATCCGCATCGTCACCATTCTGAGTGGCGGTCAGCGCAGGAAGTGAGCACTGAACATAAACTTGTGATGCAGGGATAATACCTTctgatatatatttatactgTTGTTAAAATAAACCGATCGAGTTGATAAGCAAAATCTGCAATTTTGTGTTTTTCATTCGAAATTCGATATAGGATTGGATAAAAATGATGGAAATAGAAGGATAGGCAAATAGTAattcaaagttttaaaaaccCAGTAAAATCGGATTTAGGagatatatcaaaataatgtatatttgAAGCTAAAACTAAACAgaactttattttaaaagttaaGCTGAAAAACTGAACCAAAATATAATAAGTGCAAAGCGATAAAGAAAAATTGCAGAGCTCTTCTGTTTTTGAAAAAGATTCATAAATATTAAGCTTTAAAGCGTTACTTTAAccgatatatgtatattaaaaCTCTGAAACCTCAGTTATCGATAACTGGAAGACCGTAAATTTACAGTCGTTACAATAAagcatatttatttaaatatataaatcaaTACAAGCTGTTTTCCGATCGTATAGAAATAATCTTTGCTGTttttaaacttattttttgtaaactgtTTAAACATCGATGGCTAAAGCGATG harbors:
- the Vago gene encoding protein Vago, which codes for MKSINLGIYIVLLMSSVFGGSQALPYRSPAYLYNQQFCMDTVTGQNLYIGEVLTRKDHCVRVQCLETLQLWEDSCQVPKLTKGDCKPIASTEDGAEYPRCCPLYECRSYETSPGGNMEQINTYDHYGTLRSSHVSEFLVIDQRGRPKEEIPSPPARKYMV
- the LOC108004669 gene encoding growth hormone-inducible transmembrane protein, translated to MLLRLALSTARPAGSLKILAQSPAQLFRANPNLSAVRSYARGPVRTRAPVEHQQVRAPSLKEKLMGPPSANAYSMGKGAAAGAAVVGLGALCYYGVGLGQHTSIADNAIMWPQYVKDRIHSTYAFFGSSCVITAAAAAAVFRSHRLLELASRGGIVATIASLALVIGSGAVARSIEYQPGLGAKQLAWAVHCAILGAVIAPICFMGGPILTRAALYTGGIVGGLSTIAVCAPSDKFLYMGGPLAIGLGVVFASSLASMWLPPTTALGAGLASMSLYGGLVLFSGFLLYDTQRMVRRAEMHPQYSYTPFDPINASMSIYMDVLNIFIRIVTILSGGQRRK